Proteins from a single region of Streptomyces glaucescens:
- a CDS encoding alkyl hydroperoxide reductase: MSLDSLKSRIPDYAKDLKLNLGSVIGNSDLPAQQLWGTVLATAIASRSPIVLRELEPEAKANLTPEAYTAAKSAAAIMAMNNVFYRTRHLLSDHEYGTLRAGLRMNVIGNPGVDKVDFELWSFAVSAINGCGMCLDSHEQVLRKAGLDRDVIQEAFKIASVVQAVGVTLDAEAVLAE; encoded by the coding sequence ATGTCCCTCGACTCCCTGAAGTCCCGCATACCGGACTACGCCAAGGACCTCAAGCTCAACCTGGGCTCGGTCATCGGCAACTCCGACCTCCCCGCCCAGCAGCTCTGGGGCACCGTGCTGGCGACCGCCATCGCCTCGCGCTCCCCGATCGTGCTGCGTGAGCTGGAGCCGGAGGCGAAGGCGAACCTCACGCCGGAGGCCTACACCGCGGCCAAGTCCGCGGCGGCCATCATGGCGATGAACAACGTCTTCTACCGCACCCGCCACCTGCTGTCCGACCACGAGTACGGCACCCTGCGCGCCGGTCTGCGGATGAACGTCATCGGCAACCCCGGTGTCGACAAGGTCGACTTCGAGCTGTGGTCCTTCGCCGTGTCCGCCATCAACGGCTGCGGCATGTGCCTGGACTCGCACGAGCAGGTGCTGCGCAAGGCGGGCCTGGACCGTGACGTGATCCAGGAGGCGTTCAAGATCGCCTCCGTGGTGCAGGCGGTCGGCGTCACCCTCGACGCCGAGGCCGTCCTCGCCGAGTGA
- a CDS encoding peroxiredoxin encodes MLTVGDKFPEFELTACVSLEKGKEFEKINHKTYEGKWKVIFAWPKDFTFVCPTEIAAFGKLNDEFADRDAQVLGFSGDSEFVHHAWRKDHDDLRDLPFPMMADSKHELMRELGIEDEDGFAKRAVFIVDQNNEIQFTMVTAGSVGRNPKEVLRVLDALQTDELCPCNWSKGDETLDPVALLAGE; translated from the coding sequence GTGCTCACTGTCGGTGACAAGTTCCCCGAGTTCGAACTGACCGCCTGCGTCTCGCTGGAGAAGGGCAAGGAGTTCGAGAAGATCAACCACAAGACCTACGAGGGCAAGTGGAAGGTGATCTTCGCTTGGCCCAAGGACTTCACCTTCGTGTGCCCGACCGAGATCGCGGCCTTCGGCAAGCTGAACGACGAGTTCGCCGACCGTGACGCCCAGGTCCTCGGCTTCTCCGGCGACTCCGAGTTCGTCCACCACGCCTGGCGCAAGGACCACGACGACCTGCGCGACCTGCCCTTCCCGATGATGGCCGACTCCAAGCACGAGCTGATGCGCGAGCTGGGCATCGAGGACGAGGACGGCTTCGCCAAGCGCGCGGTCTTCATCGTGGACCAGAACAACGAGATCCAGTTCACCATGGTGACCGCCGGCTCCGTCGGCCGTAACCCCAAGGAGGTCCTGCGGGTCCTCGACGCTCTCCAGACGGACGAGCTGTGCCCCTGCAACTGGAGCAAGGGCGACGAGACCCTGGACCCGGTCGCGCTGCTGGCCGGTGAGTGA
- a CDS encoding LysR substrate-binding domain-containing protein, translated as MTASNVNHVGKRRQPSLAQLRAFAAVAEHLHFRDAAAAIGMSQPALSGAVSALEEVLGVTLLERTTRKVLLSPAGERLAVRAKAVLEEVGALLEEAEAVRAPFTGALRLGVIPTVAPYLLPTVLRLVHERYPDLDLQVHEEQTANLLDGLTTGRLDLLLLAVPLGVPGVVELPLFDEDFVLVTPLDHELGGREGIPREALKELNLLLLDEGHCLRDQALDICREAGREDAPVTTTAAGLSTLVQLVAGGLGCTLLPRTALKVETSRSSQLLTGCFADPAPTRRIALAMRTGAARGAEYQELATALRGALRPLPVRVLEGPD; from the coding sequence GTGACCGCCAGTAACGTGAATCACGTCGGCAAGCGCCGCCAGCCCAGTCTCGCCCAGCTGCGCGCCTTCGCCGCCGTCGCCGAGCACCTCCACTTCCGGGACGCCGCCGCGGCGATCGGCATGAGCCAGCCCGCCCTCTCCGGCGCCGTCTCCGCGCTGGAGGAGGTGCTGGGGGTGACCCTCCTCGAGCGTACGACCCGCAAGGTGCTGCTCTCGCCCGCCGGCGAGCGGCTGGCCGTGCGGGCCAAGGCGGTGCTGGAGGAGGTGGGCGCCCTGCTGGAGGAGGCCGAGGCGGTGCGGGCGCCGTTCACCGGGGCGCTGCGGCTCGGGGTGATCCCCACCGTCGCGCCGTACCTCCTGCCGACCGTGCTCCGCCTCGTCCACGAGCGCTACCCCGACCTCGATCTCCAGGTCCACGAGGAGCAGACCGCCAACCTGCTCGACGGCCTCACCACCGGCCGGCTCGACCTGCTGCTGCTCGCGGTCCCGCTGGGTGTGCCGGGGGTGGTGGAACTGCCGCTGTTCGACGAGGACTTCGTCCTCGTCACACCGCTCGACCACGAGCTCGGCGGACGGGAGGGCATCCCCCGCGAGGCGCTGAAGGAACTGAACCTGCTGCTGCTCGACGAAGGGCACTGCCTGCGCGACCAGGCGCTCGACATCTGCCGCGAGGCGGGCCGCGAGGACGCCCCCGTCACCACCACGGCCGCCGGCCTGTCCACCCTCGTCCAGCTCGTCGCCGGCGGCCTCGGCTGCACCCTGCTGCCGCGCACCGCGCTCAAGGTGGAGACCAGCCGCAGCAGCCAGCTCCTCACCGGCTGCTTCGCCGACCCCGCCCCCACCCGCCGGATCGCCCTGGCGATGCGGACGGGGGCGGCGCGGGGAGCGGAGTACCAGGAGCTGGCGACCGCGCTGCGGGGGGCACTGCGACCGCTGCCCGTGCGGGTGCTGGAGGGGCCGGACTGA
- a CDS encoding ABC transporter permease: MSARQWSRDLGLGFRFAFAGGREGWTRTLLTAVGVGLGVALLLLTTAIPNALAVRHDRESARSDLMFNQTEPQKGDDTLLVANAGTTFREQDVRGRVLEPEGPHAPVPPGVDELPGVDEMVVSPALKRLLESDEGKLLRDRLPQRIVGTIGESGLVGSQELAFYRGGEGLAARLDDGVSRLERFGDPLPSTERMDPVLLLLVLVVFVVLLMPVGVFVATAVRFGGERRDRRLAALRLVGSDSRMTRRVAAGEAMAGALLGLVFGTGFFLVGRQWAGSVEVFGFSAFPSYLNPSPLLALLVAVAVPVAAVLVTQFALRGVVIEPLGVVRTARPARRRLWWRLLLPFAGLAMLYPMVGNGRDEGEFNQYLVTGGVLLLLVGVTALLPWIVEAVVARLGAGAVSWQLAVRRLQLSSGTAARMVNGIAVAVAGAIALQMLFAGVDEDYTQSTGQDLTRAQMQVGVPAGLSLDAARARLEATEGVRQVYGFSEGMLDNRPEDPDRFTQVAVGDCGSLRELAALPSCRDGDVFVLEGAEYDTEGPALARPGGTLYFDASPGGDESKPVAWTVPEDVKRARSVTDPTGTRRGGVLLTPSALPRAAATAVPGQLYLRLDESVPDAREHVRNTAADIDPFVEPMTWVSSKQSGRFTAVRTGLFVGATCVLLLIGASLLVSQLEQLRERRKLLSSLIAFGTRRRTLSLSVLWQTAVPVALGLALACAVGLTLGTVLLKMTDTAVRVDWASVLTMTGMGAAVVLAVTLLSLPPLLRLMRPDGLRTE, translated from the coding sequence ATGAGCGCGCGGCAGTGGTCCAGGGACCTGGGCCTGGGGTTCCGGTTCGCGTTCGCCGGAGGGCGGGAGGGATGGACACGCACCCTGCTGACCGCCGTCGGCGTCGGGCTCGGGGTGGCGCTGCTGCTGCTCACGACCGCGATCCCGAACGCGCTGGCGGTGCGCCACGACCGGGAGAGCGCCCGCTCGGACCTCATGTTCAACCAGACGGAGCCGCAGAAGGGCGACGACACCCTGCTCGTCGCCAACGCCGGCACGACCTTCCGCGAGCAGGACGTACGGGGGCGGGTGCTGGAGCCCGAGGGCCCGCACGCCCCCGTACCGCCCGGCGTCGACGAGCTTCCCGGCGTGGACGAGATGGTGGTCTCCCCGGCGCTGAAGCGGCTGCTGGAGTCGGACGAGGGGAAGCTGCTGCGCGACCGGCTGCCGCAGCGGATCGTCGGCACCATCGGCGAGAGCGGCCTGGTCGGCTCCCAGGAACTCGCCTTCTACCGCGGCGGCGAAGGACTCGCCGCCCGGCTCGACGACGGAGTCTCCCGGCTCGAACGGTTCGGTGATCCGCTGCCGTCGACGGAGCGGATGGACCCGGTGCTGCTCCTGCTGGTCCTGGTCGTCTTCGTGGTGCTGCTGATGCCGGTCGGCGTCTTCGTCGCCACCGCCGTGCGGTTCGGCGGCGAGCGCCGCGACCGGCGGCTCGCGGCGCTGCGGCTGGTCGGCTCCGACAGCCGGATGACCCGGCGGGTGGCCGCGGGCGAGGCGATGGCCGGGGCGTTGCTCGGACTGGTCTTCGGCACCGGGTTCTTCCTGGTCGGCCGCCAGTGGGCGGGATCGGTGGAGGTGTTCGGGTTCAGCGCGTTCCCGAGCTACCTCAACCCCTCGCCGCTGCTGGCGCTGCTGGTCGCCGTCGCGGTGCCGGTCGCCGCCGTGCTGGTCACCCAGTTCGCGCTGCGCGGCGTGGTGATCGAACCCCTCGGCGTGGTGCGCACCGCGCGGCCCGCGCGGCGCCGGCTGTGGTGGCGGCTGCTGCTGCCGTTCGCCGGCCTCGCGATGCTGTACCCGATGGTCGGCAACGGCCGGGACGAGGGCGAGTTCAACCAGTACCTCGTCACCGGCGGCGTCCTGCTGCTCCTCGTCGGCGTGACCGCGCTGCTGCCGTGGATCGTCGAGGCGGTCGTCGCCCGGCTCGGCGCGGGCGCGGTGTCCTGGCAGCTCGCCGTACGCCGGCTCCAGCTCAGCAGCGGCACCGCGGCCCGCATGGTCAACGGCATCGCCGTCGCGGTGGCCGGGGCGATCGCGCTCCAGATGCTCTTCGCGGGCGTCGACGAGGACTACACGCAGAGCACCGGCCAGGACCTCACCCGCGCCCAGATGCAGGTCGGCGTCCCGGCGGGCCTCTCGCTCGACGCGGCCCGCGCCCGCCTGGAGGCGACCGAGGGCGTACGGCAGGTGTACGGCTTCTCGGAGGGCATGCTCGACAACCGGCCCGAGGACCCGGACCGGTTCACGCAGGTCGCCGTCGGCGACTGCGGCTCCCTGCGGGAGCTGGCCGCGCTGCCCTCCTGCCGGGACGGCGACGTGTTCGTGCTGGAGGGCGCCGAGTACGACACCGAGGGGCCCGCGCTGGCCCGGCCGGGCGGCACGCTCTACTTCGACGCCTCCCCCGGCGGCGACGAGTCGAAGCCGGTCGCCTGGACGGTGCCGGAGGACGTCAAGCGGGCCCGCTCCGTCACCGACCCCACCGGCACCCGGCGCGGCGGCGTCCTGCTCACTCCGAGCGCCCTGCCCCGCGCGGCGGCGACGGCCGTGCCCGGCCAGCTCTACCTGCGGCTGGACGAGTCCGTGCCGGACGCCCGCGAGCACGTGCGCAACACCGCCGCGGACATCGACCCGTTCGTCGAACCCATGACGTGGGTGTCCAGCAAGCAGAGCGGCCGGTTCACCGCCGTCCGCACCGGCCTCTTCGTCGGCGCCACCTGTGTGCTGCTGCTGATCGGGGCGAGTCTGCTCGTCTCCCAGCTGGAGCAACTGCGCGAACGCCGCAAGCTGCTGTCCTCGCTGATCGCCTTCGGCACCCGGCGCCGCACGCTGAGCCTGTCGGTGCTCTGGCAGACGGCGGTCCCGGTCGCGCTCGGTCTCGCCCTGGCCTGCGCGGTGGGGCTGACCCTGGGCACGGTGCTGCTGAAGATGACGGACACCGCGGTCCGCGTGGACTGGGCGAGCGTGCTGACGATGACCGGCATGGGCGCGGCCGTGGTCCTCGCCGTCACCCTGCTCAGCCTGCCGCCGCTCCTCCGGCTGATGCGCCCGGACGGGCTGCGCACGGAGTAG
- a CDS encoding ABC transporter ATP-binding protein, whose protein sequence is MSAPAGALLVAEGLRKTYGPTTALDGAEFSIHPGEVVAVMGPSGSGKSTLLHCLAGIVTPDAGSIRYAGREMATMSDAGRSALRRSEFGFVFQFGQLVPELSCVENVALPLRLNGAPRKAAERTAREWMARLEVDDIAGKRPGEVSGGQGQRVAVARALVTGPRVLFADEPTGALDSLNGERVMELLTDAARSTNAAVVLVTHEARVAAYSDREIVVRDGRSRDMERVV, encoded by the coding sequence ATGAGCGCCCCCGCCGGTGCCCTGCTCGTGGCCGAGGGGCTGCGCAAGACGTACGGGCCGACGACGGCGCTCGACGGCGCCGAGTTCTCCATCCACCCGGGCGAGGTCGTCGCCGTCATGGGCCCCTCCGGGTCCGGCAAGTCGACCCTGCTGCACTGCCTCGCCGGGATCGTCACCCCCGACGCCGGATCGATCCGCTACGCCGGCCGGGAGATGGCGACCATGAGCGACGCCGGACGCAGCGCGCTGCGGCGCAGCGAGTTCGGGTTCGTCTTCCAGTTCGGGCAGCTGGTGCCGGAGCTGAGCTGCGTGGAGAACGTGGCGCTGCCGCTGCGGCTCAACGGCGCGCCCCGCAAGGCCGCCGAGCGCACCGCCCGCGAGTGGATGGCCCGCCTGGAGGTCGACGACATCGCGGGCAAGCGGCCCGGCGAGGTCTCCGGCGGCCAGGGCCAGCGGGTCGCCGTGGCGCGGGCCCTGGTCACCGGCCCCCGGGTGCTGTTCGCCGACGAGCCGACCGGCGCCCTCGACTCGCTCAACGGCGAACGCGTCATGGAGCTGCTGACGGACGCGGCCCGGTCCACCAACGCCGCCGTGGTGCTCGTCACCCACGAGGCCCGCGTCGCCGCCTACTCCGACCGCGAGATCGTCGTACGGGACGGCAGGTCGCGGGACATGGAGCGCGTCGTATGA
- a CDS encoding PadR family transcriptional regulator: MSIGHTLLGLLESGPRHGYDLKRAFDAKFGQDRPLHYGQVYSTMSRLLKNGLVEVDGIEPGGGPERKRYAITDAGITDVAQWLATPEKPEPYLQSTLYTKVVLALLTRRDAAGILDTQRAEHLRMMRILTDRKRKGDLADQLICDHALFHLEADLRWLELTAARLDKLAQTVVTA, encoded by the coding sequence ATGTCCATCGGTCACACCCTTCTCGGCCTCCTGGAGTCCGGCCCGCGCCACGGCTACGACCTCAAGCGGGCCTTCGACGCGAAGTTCGGCCAGGACCGGCCCCTCCACTACGGGCAGGTCTACTCGACGATGTCCCGCCTGCTGAAGAACGGGCTCGTCGAGGTCGACGGCATCGAGCCCGGCGGCGGGCCCGAACGCAAGCGGTACGCGATCACCGACGCCGGGATCACCGACGTCGCCCAGTGGCTCGCCACCCCGGAGAAGCCCGAGCCGTACCTCCAGTCGACCCTCTACACCAAGGTCGTCCTCGCCCTGCTCACCCGGCGCGACGCCGCCGGGATCCTCGACACCCAGCGCGCCGAGCACCTGCGCATGATGCGGATCCTCACCGACCGCAAGCGCAAGGGCGACCTCGCCGACCAGCTGATCTGCGACCACGCCCTGTTCCACCTGGAGGCCGACCTGCGCTGGCTGGAACTCACCGCCGCCCGCCTCGACAAGCTCGCCCAGACGGTGGTGACCGCATGA
- a CDS encoding SPFH domain-containing protein, producing MSAHDAAATADLPEMPEPRVREFTAHSIGGGLALLLGLLGLLAGVAMVVAATAVTATGVKAALIAGGILVGLAAFVAMCGLNMVAPGEARVVQLFGRYRGTIRQDGLRWVNPLTSRTKISTRVRNHETAVLKVNDAYGNPIELAAVVVWKVEDTAQATFEVDDYIEFVSTQTEAAVRHIAIEYPYDAHDEDALSLRGNAEEITEKLAVELHARVEAAGVQIIESRFTHLAYAPEIASAMLQRQQAGAVVAARRQIVDGAVGMVEAALDRIAERDIVELDSERKAAMVSNLMVVLCGDRSAQPVLNTGTLYQ from the coding sequence ATGTCCGCACACGACGCCGCGGCCACCGCCGACCTGCCCGAGATGCCCGAACCCCGGGTCCGGGAGTTCACCGCGCACAGCATCGGCGGCGGGCTCGCCCTGCTCCTGGGGCTGCTCGGACTGCTGGCAGGTGTCGCGATGGTGGTCGCCGCCACCGCCGTCACCGCGACCGGCGTCAAGGCGGCGCTGATCGCCGGCGGCATCCTGGTCGGCCTCGCGGCGTTCGTCGCGATGTGCGGGCTGAACATGGTGGCGCCCGGCGAGGCCCGGGTCGTGCAGCTCTTCGGGCGGTACCGCGGCACGATCCGGCAGGACGGACTGCGCTGGGTGAACCCGCTCACGTCCCGGACGAAGATCTCGACGCGGGTGCGCAACCACGAGACGGCCGTCCTGAAGGTCAACGACGCCTACGGCAACCCGATCGAGCTGGCCGCGGTCGTGGTCTGGAAGGTCGAGGACACCGCGCAGGCCACCTTCGAGGTGGACGACTACATAGAGTTCGTCTCCACCCAGACCGAGGCGGCCGTCCGGCACATCGCCATCGAGTACCCGTACGACGCCCACGACGAGGACGCCCTCTCGCTGCGCGGCAACGCCGAGGAGATCACCGAGAAGCTGGCCGTCGAGCTGCACGCGCGCGTGGAGGCGGCCGGTGTGCAGATCATCGAGTCCCGCTTCACCCACCTCGCCTACGCGCCGGAGATCGCCTCCGCGATGCTCCAGCGGCAGCAGGCCGGCGCGGTGGTCGCGGCGCGGCGGCAGATCGTGGACGGCGCGGTCGGCATGGTGGAGGCGGCCCTGGACCGGATCGCCGAGCGGGACATCGTGGAACTGGACTCCGAACGGAAGGCGGCGATGGTGTCCAACCTGATGGTGGTGCTGTGCGGGGACCGCTCCGCGCAGCCGGTCCTCAACACCGGGACGCTCTACCAGTGA
- a CDS encoding transglycosylase domain-containing protein: MGRAEERRARQRGGHRAAPRRRRSSGAAGKSGIRRLFTWKKILGTFLGVCLLGIGAFVVLYLVIDIPKGNALAKEQGNVYRYSDGTTLARKGLNREVVDLAEVPKPVQKAFVAAENKSFYSDSGVDLKGTARGVLNTLSGKGKQGGSTITQQYVKNYYLTQEQTVSRKLKELIISLKVDRRMSKDDILAGYMNTSFYGRDAYGIQAAAQSYYRVDAEDLTIEQGAYLAALLQAPNSYDWSIASPTGKKLVRERWDYVLDNMVEEGWLDAGKRAGMTFPVPKEPKAAPGMEGQNGYIVEEANRELARQLVAQGAAADMEEALTKIKRGGWTITVNIDSKKQKQLEKAVAEQLTGRLDPKRRTVDADVQAGAASVDPRTGKVLAMYGGADYVEHYTNNATRDDYQPASTFKPMILAAALEEGATTQDGTPIRANTLYDGDSERPVVDNGVRVGFAPENEDHADYGDITVQQAMNKSVNSVFAQMGVDVGMQKVLDTAGRLGMDTEGLEAVPAQTLGSMGASPLEMAGAYATLANHGKKVTPTLLASAEHKDTTVELPDPVGEQVISREAADTVTSVLTGVVDDGTARRSVRDNPMRDGQQVAGKTGTSDDNKSAWFTGYTPTLVTSVGLFGEDDKPPHRQVPMYNALGEDRINGGGFPAQIWAQYTFGAMGKVTEFDLETAQGAAVEPTWTPSQTPSQTPSRTPSQTPSRTPSQTPSQTPSRTPSQTPSQTPSQTPSQTPTTTPPVTTTPPPDGGGIPDNPFDPVQDE, translated from the coding sequence ATGGGACGAGCGGAAGAGAGACGAGCGCGACAGCGCGGTGGCCACCGCGCGGCGCCCCGGCGCCGCCGTTCGTCGGGCGCGGCCGGCAAGAGCGGCATACGCCGGCTGTTCACCTGGAAGAAGATCCTCGGCACGTTCCTCGGAGTGTGCCTGCTCGGGATCGGCGCCTTCGTCGTGCTGTACCTGGTGATCGACATACCCAAGGGCAACGCCCTCGCCAAGGAGCAGGGCAACGTCTACCGGTACAGCGACGGCACCACCCTCGCCCGCAAGGGCCTCAACCGCGAGGTCGTCGACCTCGCCGAGGTGCCCAAGCCCGTCCAGAAGGCGTTCGTCGCCGCCGAGAACAAGTCCTTCTACAGCGACTCCGGCGTCGACCTGAAGGGCACCGCCCGCGGCGTCCTCAACACCCTCTCCGGCAAGGGCAAGCAGGGCGGCTCGACCATCACCCAGCAGTACGTCAAGAACTACTACCTCACCCAGGAACAGACGGTCAGCCGCAAGCTCAAGGAGCTGATCATCTCCCTGAAGGTGGACCGCCGGATGTCGAAGGACGACATCCTCGCGGGCTACATGAACACCAGCTTCTACGGCCGCGACGCCTACGGCATCCAGGCCGCCGCCCAGTCCTACTACCGCGTCGACGCCGAGGACCTCACCATCGAACAGGGCGCCTACCTCGCCGCCCTGCTCCAGGCCCCCAACTCCTACGACTGGTCGATCGCCTCCCCGACCGGCAAGAAGCTGGTCCGCGAGCGCTGGGACTACGTCCTGGACAACATGGTCGAGGAGGGCTGGCTCGACGCCGGCAAGCGCGCCGGCATGACGTTCCCGGTTCCGAAGGAGCCCAAGGCCGCACCCGGCATGGAAGGCCAGAACGGCTACATCGTCGAGGAGGCCAACCGGGAACTCGCCCGGCAGCTCGTCGCACAGGGCGCCGCCGCCGACATGGAGGAGGCGCTCACCAAGATCAAGCGCGGCGGCTGGACCATCACGGTCAACATCGACAGCAAGAAGCAGAAGCAGCTGGAGAAGGCCGTCGCGGAACAGCTCACCGGCAGGCTCGACCCCAAGCGGCGGACGGTCGACGCGGACGTCCAGGCGGGCGCCGCCTCCGTCGACCCGAGGACCGGCAAGGTCCTCGCCATGTACGGCGGCGCGGACTACGTCGAGCACTACACGAACAACGCCACCCGCGACGACTACCAGCCCGCCTCCACCTTCAAGCCGATGATCCTGGCCGCCGCCCTGGAGGAGGGCGCCACCACCCAGGACGGCACCCCCATCAGGGCCAACACCCTCTACGACGGAGACAGCGAACGCCCCGTCGTGGACAACGGCGTCCGGGTCGGCTTCGCCCCGGAGAACGAGGACCACGCCGACTACGGCGACATCACCGTGCAGCAGGCGATGAACAAGTCCGTCAACTCCGTCTTCGCGCAGATGGGCGTGGACGTCGGCATGCAGAAGGTGCTGGACACCGCCGGCCGGCTCGGCATGGACACCGAGGGCCTGGAGGCGGTCCCCGCCCAGACCCTCGGCTCGATGGGCGCCAGCCCGCTGGAGATGGCCGGCGCCTACGCCACCCTCGCCAACCACGGCAAGAAGGTCACCCCGACCCTGCTGGCCTCCGCCGAGCACAAGGACACCACCGTCGAGCTGCCCGACCCGGTCGGCGAGCAGGTCATCAGCCGGGAGGCCGCCGACACGGTCACCTCGGTGCTGACCGGCGTGGTCGACGACGGCACCGCCCGCAGGTCGGTCCGCGACAACCCGATGCGCGACGGCCAGCAGGTCGCGGGCAAGACCGGTACGTCCGACGACAACAAGTCGGCCTGGTTCACCGGCTACACCCCCACCCTGGTCACCTCCGTCGGCCTGTTCGGCGAGGACGACAAGCCCCCGCACCGCCAGGTCCCGATGTACAACGCGCTCGGCGAGGACCGCATCAACGGCGGTGGCTTCCCCGCGCAGATCTGGGCCCAGTACACCTTCGGCGCGATGGGCAAGGTCACCGAGTTCGACCTGGAGACCGCCCAGGGCGCGGCGGTGGAGCCGACCTGGACCCCGTCGCAGACGCCGTCGCAGACCCCGAGCCGCACCCCGTCGCAGACCCCCAGCCGGACCCCGTCGCAGACGCCGTCGCAGACCCCGAGCCGGACCCCGTCGCAGACCCCCAGCCAGACGCCGTCGCAGACCCCGTCGCAGACGCCGACCACCACTCCGCCGGTGACCACGACTCCACCGCCGGACGGCGGCGGCATCCCGGACAACCCGTTCGACCCGGTGCAGGACGAGTAG